One Clupea harengus chromosome 3, Ch_v2.0.2, whole genome shotgun sequence DNA window includes the following coding sequences:
- the selenoo1 gene encoding selenoprotein O1: MAAIRIRLSRPYLFRSGIILLRSVSFVRVDDMAKTRSPLESLEFDNVVLKKLPLDPSQEPGVRMVKGACFSRVQPTPLTNPKFVAVSGRALALLGLNEEVLKDPLGPAYLSGSKVMPGSEPAAHCYCGHQFGNFAGQLGDGAACYLGEVKAPADLDPELLKENPCGRWEIQVKGAGLTPFSRQADGRKVLRSSIREFLCSEAMFALGIPTTRAGSVVTSDSKVVRDVFYSGNPRMERCSVVLRIAPTLIRFGSFEIFKREDETTGRQGPSSGLDEIRTQMLDYIIETFYPEIQQSHPDTVERNTAFFREVVSRTARMVAQWQCVGFCHGVLNTDNMSILGLTLDYGPFGFMDRFDPDFICNASDDSGRYSYKAQPAICRWNLVKLAEALAPDLPPELAEAVMDEYLPQYNSFYMANMRRKLGLLRKEEPEDEMLITQLMQTMHNTGADLTNSFRCLSQVRWPSEGEEEAEALKQAVHLLMEQCASLPELKDGSRPTMDPRELMTLLNMAQNNPALFQMLSQGRNLTKQLERLSRLKELMELSEDQLREKQLEDWTSWLTLYRKRLRRECDGVSDAQAAHEERVHVMDSTNPRVVLRNYIVQNAIEAAESGDFSEVQRVLKVLEQPFSSVPGLEQPGWVGRGGASEPGERDEQGEGSEEEEEGGAASSVGARVLVPYDGKPPAWARELSVTUSS; encoded by the exons ATGGCTGCTATACGAATACGTCTGTCGCGACCTTATTTGTTTCGTTCTGGAATTATATTGTTGAGATCGGTGTCGTTTGTCCGGGTGGACGACATGGCGAAGACTCGGTCGCCTCTTGAAAGTTTGGAGTTCGACAATGTTGTGCTCAAAAAGCTTCCCTTGGATCCTTCTCAGGAGCCGGGTGTGAGAATGGTCAAGGGAGCCTGCTTCTCGCGTGTCCAGCCGACACCGCTCACCAACCCTAAATTCGTGGCTGTCTCCGGCAGAGCGCTAGCATTACTCGGTCTAAATGAAGAAGTTCTGAAAGATCCACTCGGCCCTGCATATCTGAGCGGCTCGAAGGTGATGCCCGGATCCGAGCCGGCTGCGCACTGCTACTGCGGACACCAGTTTGGTAACTTTGCCGGTCAGCTAGGTGACGGAGCAGCTTGTTACTTGGGCGAAGTAAAGGCGCCGGCCGACCTAGACCCTGAACTATTGAAGGAGAACCCCTGTGGCCGATGGGAAATCCAAGTGAAAGGAGCGGGGTTAACGCCCTTCTCTAG ACAGGCAGACGGGCGAAAGGTCCTGCGCTCCAGCATCCGGGAGTTCCTCTGCAGTGAGGCAATGTTTGCTTTGGGAATCCCGACCACTCGGGCGGGGTCCGTGGTCACCTCTGACTCCAAGGTGGTAAGGGACGTGTTTTACAGTGGAAACCCACGCATGGAGAGATGCTCCGTGGTGCTGCGCATTGCTCCCACGCTCATTAG attcGGCTCTTTTGAGATCTTTAAGCGGGAAGATGAGACCACTGGCAGACAGGGCCCCAGTTCTGGCCTTGACGAGATTCGCACCCAGATGCTGGATTACATCATAGAGACCTTCTACCCCGAGATCCAGCAGAGCCACCCAGATACAGTGGAGAGGAACACTGCCTTCTTCAGAGAG gTGGTGTCACGGACAGCACGCATGGTGGCacagtggcagtgtgtgggctTTTGTCACGGCGTGCTCAACACAGACAACATGAGCATCCTGGGGCTCACCCTGGACTACGGGCCCTTCGGCTTCATGGACCG aTTTGACCCAGACTTTATCTGCAATGCATCGGATGACTCTGGCCGTTACTCATATAAGGCCCAGCCGGCTATCTGCCGCTGGAACCTGGTTAAGCTGGCAGAGGCCCTGGCCCCTGACCTGCCCCCGGAGCTAGCTGAGGCCGTGATGGATGAGTACCTGCCCCAGTACAACTCCTTCTACATGGCCAACATGAGGCGTAAGCTGGGCCTGCTGCGCAAGGAGGAGCCGGAGGACGAGATGCTCATCACCCAGCTCATGCAGACCATGCACAACACAG GTGCGGACTTAACCAACTCTTTCCGTTGCCTGAGTCAGGTGCGCTGGCCAAGTGAGGgcgaggaggaggcagaggctcTGAAGCAAGCTGTTCACCTCCTTATGGAGCAGTGTGCCTCTCTTCCAGAGCTCAAGGATGGCAGCAGACCCACCATGGACCCACG tgagtTGATGACGCTGTTGAACATGGCTCAGAACAACCCTGCGCTGTTCCAGATGTTGTCCCAGGGCCGAAACCTGACCAAGCAGCTGGAGAGACTGAGCCGCCTGAAGGAGCTCATGGAGCTCAGTGAGGACCAGCTGAGGGAGAAGCAGCTGGAGGACTGGACCAGCTGGCTCACTCTCTACAG GAAGCGACTGAGGCGGGAGTGTGATGGTGTGAGTGACGCTCAGGCTGCGCATGAAGAGAGGGTGCACGTGATGGACAGCACAAACCCTCGAGTGGTGCTCAGGAACTACATCGTCCAGAATGCAATAGAGGCAGCCGAGAGTGGAGACTTCTCAGAG GTCCAGCGGGTGCTGAAGGTTCTAGAACAGCCCTTCAGTTCCGTGCCAGGTCTGGAGCAGCCAGGTTGGGTGGGCCGAGGAGGGGCCTCAGAGCCTGGAGAGAGGGACGAGCAAGGAGAAGGaagtgaagaagaggaagagggaggggcagCAAGCTCAGTGGGGGCCCGTGTGCTGGTCCCCTATGATGGCAAGCCCCCTGCTTGGGCCCGTGAGCTCAGCGTCACCTGATCCTCATAA
- the mapk12a gene encoding mitogen-activated protein kinase 12: MSTRSRAGFHRQEVNKTVWEVPERYRDLKQVGTGAYGTVCSAVDRRTGSKVAIKKLHRPFQSELFAKRAYRELRLLKHMKHGNVIGLLDVFTASLSLDRFQDFYLVMPYMGTDLGKLMKMQKLSEEKVQFLVYQMLRGLKYIHAAGIIHRDLKPGNLAINQDCELKILDFGLARQADSEMTGYVVTRWYRAPEIILSWMHYTQTVDIWSVGCIMAEMLLGAPLFKGTDHLDQLTEIMKITGTPTQDFIHKLQSQDAKSYIERLPKLKKKDLQMMLPKASKHAVCVLDHMLLLDPDCRVAASEALTLPYFSEFREPEEETEAQPYDHSMDHADLTLEQWKRHTFTEILSFKPLPAEAKETSL; the protein is encoded by the exons ATGTCAACTAGGAGCCGAGCGGGCTTTCATCGCCAAGaagtaaacaaaacagtttgGGAAGTACCTGAGCGTTATCGAGACTTGAAACAGGTGGGAACTGGAGCTTATGGAACCGTATg CTCAGCAGTGGACCGACGAACAGGATCTAAGGTGGCCATCAAGAAGCTGCACCGGCCATTCCAGTCGGAGCTCTTTGCCAAGAGAGCGTACCGTGAGCTGCGCCTGCTGAAACACATGAAGCATGGAAAT GTCATTGGCCTCTTAGATGTTTTCACAGCGTCCCTTTCGCTGGATAGATTCCAAGACTT tTATTTGGTGATGCCATATATGGGCACTGACTTGGGCAAACTCATGAAAATGCAGAAACTCTCAGAGGAGAAAGTGCAGTTCCTTGTCTACCAGATGCTCCGGGGACTTAAG TACATCCATGCAGCTGGAATCATCCACAGA GACCTCAAACCAGGAAATCTAGCCATCAACCAGGACTGCGAATTAAAG ATCCTGGACTTTGGTTTGGCAAGGCAGGCAGACAGTGAGATGACCGGGTACGTGGTGACACGCTGGTACAGAGCACCTGAGATCATTCTCAGCTGGATGcactacacacaaacag TGGATATCTGGTCCGTGGGCTGCATCATGGCAGAGATGCTCTTGGGAGCACCACTCTTCAAAGGAACTGACC ACTTGGATCAGCTGACAGAGATAATGAAAATCACTGGAACTCCAACGCAGGATTTCATCCACAAACTGCAGTCTCAAGAT gccaaaagctACATTGAAAGACTACCTAAGCTTAAGAAAAAAGATTTGCAAATGATGTTACCCAAAGCTAGCAAACATG CGGTCTGCGTGTTGGACCACATGCTGCTCCTGGACCCGGACTGCAGGGTGGCGGCCAGCGAGGCTCTGACGCTGCCGTACTTCAGCGAGTTCAGGGAGCCAGAGGAGGAGACTGAGGCCCAGCCATATGACCACTCGATGGACCACGCAGACCTCACCCTGGAGCAGTGGAAAC gtcacacattcacagaaattCTGTCCTTCAAGCCTCTGCCGGCTGAGGCAAAGGAAACCTCTCTCTAA